One Pseudodesulfovibrio cashew DNA window includes the following coding sequences:
- a CDS encoding glucose-6-phosphate isomerase, giving the protein MADILDWTNAALNDLDMNAYAERADEMAGRLSAETSAGRLPFLTMPYEAGLRRELEELREYLHDFEHMLLLGIGGSALGARALQRAFFPQQDQPGHTGQSLWIADNVDAYALEAYLAKLPPEKTVVVTVSKSGGTIETVGQYFILKQWAQKSLGDAWSDHMLLVTDAKQGFLRGEVERYGIKALPVPDNLGGRYSVLSAVGLIPALFLGIDVEALLSGARKVAAPLAQDDLTGEQLAAHPAFQLACWGAALQDKGFDEMIFFAYIPLWASFGDWFAQLWAESLGKEGKGSQPVPATGVTDQHSVNQMFMDGIRNKACLFLTCPNLPSGPRFPADLPDQFGYVRGKDFGKLLQAEGLGTRMALAASGVPLVEISLGEDSPEQAGKLIALLGAATILTGWLMGINPLDQPAVELGKRLAKARMDADGLEEEKADLAAYLTAERDIREF; this is encoded by the coding sequence ATGGCTGACATCCTCGACTGGACCAACGCGGCCCTGAACGATCTGGACATGAACGCCTACGCTGAGCGGGCTGATGAAATGGCCGGACGCCTGTCGGCGGAGACCTCGGCCGGGCGGCTGCCCTTCCTGACCATGCCCTACGAGGCCGGACTCAGGCGGGAACTCGAAGAGCTTAGGGAATATCTTCATGATTTCGAGCACATGCTGTTGCTCGGCATCGGTGGCTCGGCCTTGGGCGCGCGGGCGCTTCAGAGGGCGTTCTTTCCCCAGCAGGACCAGCCCGGGCACACGGGGCAGTCCCTGTGGATCGCCGACAATGTGGACGCCTACGCCCTGGAGGCCTATCTGGCCAAGCTCCCGCCAGAAAAGACCGTGGTCGTCACGGTCTCCAAGTCCGGCGGCACCATCGAGACGGTGGGCCAGTATTTCATTCTCAAGCAGTGGGCGCAGAAAAGCCTGGGCGATGCCTGGAGCGACCACATGCTTCTGGTCACCGACGCCAAGCAGGGCTTCTTGCGGGGTGAAGTGGAGCGTTACGGCATCAAGGCCCTGCCTGTTCCCGACAACCTCGGCGGGCGCTACTCGGTGCTTTCGGCCGTGGGCCTGATCCCGGCCCTGTTCCTGGGCATCGACGTGGAAGCGCTCCTGTCCGGGGCGCGCAAGGTGGCGGCCCCCCTGGCGCAGGACGACCTTACCGGCGAACAGCTGGCCGCGCATCCCGCGTTCCAGCTAGCCTGCTGGGGGGCGGCGCTGCAGGACAAAGGGTTTGATGAGATGATCTTTTTCGCCTATATCCCTCTCTGGGCCAGTTTCGGAGACTGGTTCGCCCAGCTCTGGGCCGAGTCCCTGGGCAAGGAGGGCAAGGGGAGCCAGCCTGTTCCGGCCACCGGCGTGACCGATCAGCACTCCGTGAACCAGATGTTCATGGACGGCATTCGCAACAAGGCGTGCCTCTTCCTGACCTGCCCGAACCTGCCGTCCGGGCCGAGATTCCCGGCGGACCTGCCGGACCAGTTCGGTTACGTCCGTGGCAAGGACTTCGGGAAACTCCTCCAGGCGGAAGGATTGGGCACGCGCATGGCCCTGGCCGCAAGCGGCGTGCCCCTGGTGGAAATCAGTCTGGGCGAAGACTCTCCCGAACAGGCAGGCAAGCTGATCGCGCTGCTGGGCGCGGCCACTATCCTGACCGGCTGGCTCATGGGCATCAACCCCCTGGATC